In Epinephelus moara isolate mb chromosome 20, YSFRI_EMoa_1.0, whole genome shotgun sequence, the genomic stretch TGCTTGCTGCACGTAACACCGGTGCATTCACGGTGCTTTTCCAGCACAGGAACTTACATACACGCCACGCCGTGCGGCGCATTAATCGTTTTTCTtcgattataatgtttttatgatcgTGAGAAGCCAAAATCGAAATCATGATTAAAATTCGATTAATTGTCCAGCCCTAATGTAAGGTATTCAGTTGGTTGCTATCTGCtcaagatgccactaaatcctacagcCTGCTCCTTTAAAGGTACCCTGTGAAGTTTTTGACCACTAGTAGTGCTAATGAGCACTGTTTTTATGAATGAGTCTCCCATTTTGTTTGGTCTTTGCTCCACAAGTGCTGGTAACATGGCATCAAAGGTAATAACGTGCCAGCAAATACAGTGAAATGGGAGGCTGCTAACAAAACTGTCAACTGCAGAAAATATACTCTAGCCAAAGAGAGTCAGATTGACTGTTAGCAGGTGTTTTTCCAGTTGTGAATGGTGTGTTCGTCTTTAATTAAGTTGCACAAAATGTCAAGCTGATGTCATCATGTACCTGTTTCTGGTCCAGCAGACCGTCAGTGGAGGGGAAGCAGAGGCGATGGGCATTGAGCTCAGGGGCCTCCTGCTGGTAGTGGAGCTGGAGAAGGGCAGTGGACAAAGTGGTCTTTAGCATTTCTTTCTTCCTGTAGTGGATGGAGATCTCCAGGTCATATATAGATGGTTGCACAGGTGAACCGATGACTGGTGGAGGATTtactgtaaaagaaaaaaaacatgattaaatCAATTGGAAACATTTCTTCCTGGTCTGGCTTTTCATTTCAATAAAgtaatttgattttatttggaCTGCACATACCCTCACAGTAGGAAGGCTGATCTGGTAGAAGCTGTGGGTGGTTCTCAACTGCTACATAGGGCAGGGCAGCTGGAATGTGCTGACCATAGCCCTCTGCCCACGGTTGCTTCTCTATTACAGACAATAAAAAGCAGATTAAAGTACATTTGACCCTTATTATGAAACATGTAAATCACAAACAGGTGGAGAGGATTTTCGTCTATGACACATATAATATTTCCCCTTTGCTTGAGACACCGTACCTGCTTGCTGGTTGCCAAGATCCAAGGCCATGAAATTGTTGAGCAGATTGTGCTGTTTGGAGGAAAAAGGCATTTAGTAAGTACTGAAGGGCAGCAAACACAATCCTTTTGATATTAAACCAAAAAACAGAAGTGAAAGTGCACTCCAGGTAATACTGCACCTCATTTCCTGAGGGGAAGTACTCTATGGGAGAGCTGTAGATATCTGGGACCATGTCAGAATCTTCCTGGGAGTCTGGCAGGCTGCCTTGGTTGTCTacagataaacaaaacaaattcaacatTAACTGCATTCAAACTCAAAATGGTGGAAGTAGAAGGCTTGGATTGAGAGGGCTACAATCTTACATCCGGTGTTGATGATTTCGTAGATTTTGTGAGGGTCGTCAGAATTCTTGGAGTTATCTTTTATCATCTTGAAGCGCACAGAGAGATTGTTGAGAGCGCATCGGAAGTTGGTTTTCCACCTGGCCTTATCGGTGGGGAACTCATTGATTTTCCCGCTGGCCACTGCCCATGCCTGTGAACCACACAAAGATAAGTTACACTCCATTaacatgcacatgtaaacaagAAGGAGCTGTCCTGCATTAAAAATTAAGACACCATACAGGAATCTGCCATCACTCTGAAACTGAATTCTGAATTTAGATTACTTGACAAACACAAATTATGATGTTACATCATAAATgcattaaaggttcagtgtgtaagatttaggagcATATATTGGccgaaatgtaatataataggTATGTTTTCTAAAgtgtattatcacctgaaaataagcaacTGCGTTTTCGTTACTTGCAGTAAGCTGTTTATAGCTACATAGGGAGCGGATCCTCATCgatggagattgccatgttgtaccaccatgtttctacagtagcccagaatggacaaattaaacactggCTTAATAGGGCCATTGAAACCCCTCCTTGATTAGAGTGTTGGAAAAATGCTAATTttttgctaatgctaatgtgaCCCTGCAttactctgtgtttttactggatttaatcatctggtctgtttgtttctgggtaagagacctctgcaaatagtttgactcctggtaaaaatccactgaatgtctggatctttaGCTATCAGACGGAAAAGGTGAGCGcgcattagcaggtgctaggcttgCGACCTGTCTCCGATATGCCAAACTGcactggagaaacactgatttgtaacatgaaactgctttattcagtgtttttaccagttttaatcacctggtacGTTTGTTTGGGAGAgcaggagacctctgtgggataatttggctcccggtaaaaacctcctgaacccCCTGTTGGGATTTGGGGGAATGTTGTTTGGGggaaaaagtcttaaattgtaCAGTTACTGTTTTGTCCATTATTGCAAAGTAATAAAAAAGACCTTTGAAAGAAAACCTCCTGGACAactaacactgaaggaattctaaccaggaggaGTTTGAGCTGGTTACActttgcagtcctcaccactagatgccactaaacccccctaaatctcacacactttCCCTTTAATTGCATTTGGAAAAAAACCTAGAGTTTGCAAGTATTTCACACTAAGTGCTTAAATAGtacaaaaaattcaaaatattagATTGTCCAATTTGCTTATGGGTTTTcccttgtaacagagtatttttaactacttacactgtggtattgctactgTGTCTCTACTTAGAATCAAGGGAAGTGGAAGTGCACCACTATTGTTGGCATGCTATAATTGCCTCTGTCAGCACCTGCCATACAACAGCACTCTGCCGGTTTTTGAAGGAATCCTTAATaacctgtcagtctgtcagtcatCTGACTCAGAAACCGGCTATGAGGAGTGCTACTGGCACAACAACGAcccaaaaatacaaacagcatCACTATAAATGTGTCAGACAGATGTCAACAAAGCCATCACCATTTTATCTAATCATGCTGTTGTACCAGATAACACCAGTATCGCCGTGACAAGTTCAACAGAGTTTGAACCTACCCGGAATATCTTGCTGTCCTCATCACTGCAGTCCCTTCTGGAGTTGTGCTTCCAGGGGACTCTGAACTTGTTTCGGCCCACATAGCACAGGCCCGTGTACTGGCGCGTCTCCACCTGCTCTATGAGCCAGCTGGCGAACTGGGGCTTTGGAGGGCTGAGAGGGAACATGATAGATCAGTGTTCTTCTTGAGTCAAACGTGTCACAAGAGCCttaaccacatacacacacacgaggCACAGCATTGTGGTGAAAGCAGTCAgcatacactgtaaaatatttttctgttctTATACAGACAGTCATAAAGAAGGCCTGTAACCCAACATGGTTTGTCCAATTAATATTCAGCAACATGCACACTTTACTAAACTTATTCAGCAAAATAAACAGCATGTTTTCTATTCTACTCCATAACACACACAATCATGTCACAGCAAAAAGAACAGGATGATAATATCCTAAATATGTATGGGGGGAACGAGATGAGGATGTTTGTCTTCCTTACCTTTGCATATTTCTCAGTAGAAGTGTTGCTCTCTGCAGAGATGTTGTTGTTCTGGATCCTCGGAGCACCTTGGCTGAATTAATAGGAGCAAACCCAGCGACAACATATGAGGTTTGGCTGACTCCTCCCCAGTGGGAGGTCGCAGCTGTTTTGGCATTTCCGAGGCACGAACGGGTGAGTTTGATTCAGGGACAGGCATTACGTCACTCCCTCACACAGAGCAGGACACAGACGATCCAGCCGCTCACGGTTGAGAAATTGAAGACACCCTCCTGTGACCGGATGCAGGAATGGGGTTGGATAGAAAAGCGGAATTTCTCAATCGGACTCGGGAGAAAGTGAAAGTAGTTATGCTGAGCGCGTCTCATGTAATTTTTCTTGCGTCATTGCGTCATCCGCATTTCATCATCCACCTACCGAGATCATAGTCTATTTCCTCGTAGGTGTTGTCGCCCACATACGCCTGGAGATATAGACATTTaatacaccattaaaaacacatgtGTTTGAGTGTAATGCAGAGGGACACTGTAGACTACCTGCTGATAATGTTACACTCCCCCATGTTATGATTGATAGGCTATATTAAATCCTCAAATAACTTCATTGCATTGTGATCCATCTAAATCAAACCTTGTTTTTCTAGAGGGTGATGACAAGCCTACTGTATGTCCTATAGTTTAATGCCAAATTATGATGTCATTACTGTCACAGATTATAAAATGTTGTGGTGCATCCATAAGAATAAGAAGGCTTTATTATGTCACCCAATATAGATTGGAACAAGCAGAAAGAGAACTTGTGATGTGATCACTTCATGTACATAATGTGGTACTGTACAAAAAGAGTGACAGTATTTCTTGAAttgtgttcagttcagtttaggacTAGATGTTACACTCCCTGACATACATACTCAGACTATGAGTGGGAGTAATAGTGCTGTCTGGGGGTCCGAGTGTGAGCCAAAGGTTTAGATGGATAGAAAAGTAAGAAGGAGGGCAGAGCCAATGAGAGACATCTGTGTGTAATGAGCTCTCCTCTACACCCTACCTCCCCCTACTCCCTCATTTTGAtgagggaagagaggagagaagagagaagaaactAACAGGAGAAAATCTTACCTAACTTTATTAATCAAGGTGGAGGTTGATTGTTGTTGCACATACTTGCGATTGTGGGTTAGAGTTTGGGGGGGATGGGGGTTAAGGGGGGGTAAAAGCTTAATTGGGATCATCAGGTGGGTACCCTCCTTCACTGGTGTTTCAATGATAGGTTCAAGACACTTCCAGAGGGCTCATTGGCAACACCTGGCGTCCCAGGTGGGCACCCCCTCTGCTTTCAGTCTCTTGAACCCTGATGTGTGAGTGGTGTTTTGGGGCCCAAGTGGCACCTTTACTCTTAATCCATAGCCACTGGGCTGCCTGTTAGGCTGTGCTAGAGATGGCTTTGATGGCCTGACATTCGGCTTGGCCTCAAATTCCAATATCTTTAAGCAGTGTGGCAGTTGACCTCCCTACAAAGCCTCTGCAGCCCACTTCAACTGGGCAAACCTTTGCTTTCCAGCCGTGTTGCTCAGCATCAGCTGCCAGCTTGGCGTACTTAAGGCTCTTGCGCTCGCAGGCCTCATCCACAGCATCCTCCCAGGGCGCAGTGGGTTCAATGATGTAGATGAGGCGCAGATCTCAGATAGGGAGCGTAGCCACTGATTCAGATCTGCCAGTAACCTCCAGTCTTGTGCCCCTCCCAGTTAGCTggtgtctgattttactgtacaGGCCTG encodes the following:
- the irf7 gene encoding interferon regulatory factor 7, translating into MQSPPKPQFASWLIEQVETRQYTGLCYVGRNKFRVPWKHNSRRDCSDEDSKIFRAWAVASGKINEFPTDKARWKTNFRCALNNLSVRFKMIKDNSKNSDDPHKIYEIINTGYNQGSLPDSQEDSDMVPDIYSSPIEYFPSGNEHNLLNNFMALDLGNQQAEKQPWAEGYGQHIPAALPYVAVENHPQLLPDQPSYCEVNPPPVIGSPVQPSIYDLEISIHYRKKEMLKTTLSTALLQLHYQQEAPELNAHRLCFPSTDGLLDQKQVEYTNRILSSIQRGLFLRVQETGIYAWRQDRCHVFASTSDPSAAHQGPAKLPQNTMVELLSFEKYVNELKQFRENNGNSPNYTINMCFGERFPDGKPLEKKLIVVKVVPLICRHFEEMAQMEGASSLHSANVSLQISHNSLYDLINSVFSLPTAEESARAAESFLPQI